The Suricata suricatta isolate VVHF042 chromosome 3, meerkat_22Aug2017_6uvM2_HiC, whole genome shotgun sequence genome contains the following window.
GCATATTAAATATCATAGGGCTTTTAAGTTCTCCCTTAACGACTTCCCAGTGAGTGtcctccctcccatcccagtCCACTTTCTACACTGTGCTGCAATGCTTTAGTACCTTCAGTGAACTATTATTCATTGTCAGATCACAATGTAAAATCACCTGGCGTCTCCCTGCCCAATCTAAGAATAGGTGCATGACAGTGAACTGCTGACTAGGCATTATTCGCTAGTGAACCGCTTTGTGGGTCTTCCTCAGAACAGTACTGCAAAGCCAGAGTCCAAACACGTGACACAATACATGGATAGGTCTATAGTGCTTTTTAACAGCTCCTTACAATACAGGTCAATTACAAAACCAGCGTTAATATGGAGATCTTCGTGTGTAATAATATTCTAATTGCAGCAATGCTAGCATGCACACCAGGGTTCATCTGAGTCCACAGATGGGGGGTGGCGTGGGGAAGCGGTGGTGAGGGCTGAGGATAGGGGAGAGTGTGGCCTGCTGAGCAAGGCCCCTAGGGAAGCCCATTTCATATCCTAGGGGCTCAAGTCATCTTCTCGGTGTCGGGGTTTTGGGAGAAGCTCCGTGGGTGTGGACAGTGTCCAGGTCCGCGTCACAGCAGCGCGAGGGCGGCCCTCCCGTCCCCAGGGGCGCATCTCGTCGCAGGGACCCGGCCCAGCGGGGGAAGCAGCGGCTTGCGGGCCGCGTCCGGCAGGCCTGGAAAGGGGAGCTGGAGTGTAGGATAAGGCCGGCGACACACTCGCTTCTCCACTCGGTGGAAACATCGATGTCGACTCGGCAGGGCGGCCCGGGGGAGGCCCTCTCCGGCCCCGACTGTCGGCCGCGGCCCGGGACGCTGCCTGTCTGGTATCCCTGGAAGGAGCGTGCGGCTGGGGCGCCGTCCGGCCCGGAAGCGTGCTCGCCGCGGAGCGTGGCGGCCCCGGAAGCGTGCTCGCCGCGGAGCATCGGGCGCCGGGGACGTAGCGCCTTCAGCCCCGGAAGCGTGTTCGCCGCGCAGCGTAGGGACGCGGGGCACGGGGCGCCGTCGGGCCCGGAAGCGTGCTCGCCGCGGAGCGTCGGGGGCCCCGCCGCCCGGCGCGGGGCGCTCACTGCTTGCCGGAGCCGCCCAGGTTCACGGACATGCAGCGACACTGCTTCACCTTCTGGATCTTCTTGAGTCGGAAGGGCGGGTCGAGCCCGGGGCACTCGAGCTCCACCAGCGCCGAGGTGACGCGCTGCGGCTTGCAGAAGGCGCATGACTGGAAGGACGCCTCCTCCTGGCGCACGTGGCGCGGGATGTAGAACGAGTTGCACTGGCCGTAGCAGAAGCGGTTGAGCAGCGTGCGGCTGCGGCAGCCCTCCTCGCTCACCGTCTGCCGCAGCGGCTGCGTCTTGCACCAGTCACTCTTGAGGTACTTGCGCTCGGTGACCACCAGGGCCTCCTGGCTGGAGGCCAGCACCTCCTTGACCTGGTGCTGCCATCTCTCCGAGTGGTTGCCGCCGCCGTCCTTGTAGGGCGAGGGGATGGCGCCCGCCGGGCGGTTCTTCCGGGCCTCGGCTGCTCTCACCAGCGCGGCCGCCAGGCACAGGCACAAGGAGAGCTTCCAGAACATCCTGCAACGAGAGGACAGTCAGAGGGACCGGCAGGCAACCCGTCCTCCTGCCGCGTTGGAAGGCGCTGCGGTCGGGTCGCTGGAGGGGAGAGGGCGTGCAGCAGGCCCGGCGGGCCGGGCAGGGGCGACGCCGCGACGCACAAACTCGTGTCCGTCTGCCGCAGAGGGATTCGGAAGCGAAGGTTGTCAGAAATAGCCCAAGCCAGTTTGCCGAAGCGCAAGAGTGGTTAATGTAAGTCACTGCATCCTCACTGAGTTATTTGCGCAGCGCTGCCCTATGTGTATCAAGTctatctcatttgattctcaaaacAACTGTAGCTTGGAGGTGGCCTTATTGTCCCTACTTTATAATGAAGGAAATCGAGGCCCACAGAAGTTGAATACTTTCCCCAACGTCACACAACGACTAAGAATGTACCAGGATTTCGAGCCAGGCATCTGCCTCAGGAGCCACCGAAAGTAACCGTTAGACGTGGATATGATCAAGAAAattaacagaaaggaaaggaaaggtgggTACGGTTCACAAGTTCCTTACCAATGAGCACTGGGCGCtggaggcgcctgagtggctcagttaagcgtccgacttccgctcacgtcatcatctcacagttccggagTTGGAtccccagcgttgggctctgggctgacagctcagatcctggagctgcttcggattctgtgtctccctctcgccccaccccgcccctcccccactcgcactctgtctctctgtctcaaaaataaatttaaaaaaattataaaaaacgaACGAACAAACAACGAGTGCttgggcacccggatggctcagtcagctaagcttctgacttagtctcaggtcatgatctcggggtaggggagttgagccccacatcggactcactgctatcagcctgtcagtgcagagcctgcttgggatcctctgtccccatctttcCGCCCCTCTCCTGGCTTGtgttctccccaaaataaataaatattaaataaataaataaataaatagtactaAACTTAGAAATGACTATAGATTAGGAAAAGTAATATTGACACCTCTGTTACTTGCCatgaataaaaaattacatttaacatCTGCACAAAGATATTCAAGTTAATTCAA
Protein-coding sequences here:
- the GREM2 gene encoding gremlin-2, with translation MAEGETSLKALTCWRGKAGMFWKLSLCLCLAAALVRAAEARKNRPAGAIPSPYKDGGGNHSERWQHQVKEVLASSQEALVVTERKYLKSDWCKTQPLRQTVSEEGCRSRTLLNRFCYGQCNSFYIPRHVRQEEASFQSCAFCKPQRVTSALVELECPGLDPPFRLKKIQKVKQCRCMSVNLGGSGKQ